A window from Enterocloster bolteae encodes these proteins:
- a CDS encoding dipeptidase: MKEDLIIDGCAFTETEFTGVTEDVLHSKMDAFFLTIPGEGNGYVASTRSIGKIYNMLDNPKYGLMIAKSVADIYKAKEDGKKALILAFQNPNSIENSLEQLRVFYELGVRVIQMTYNDANFIGTGCCESQDGGLTDFGKRVLKMMNRLGMLADLSHVGKKTTMDIIRLSEKPVAVTHAGVYNITPSVRTKTDEEMLAIKENGGVMGISPWAPLIWKKEKGCRPDVKDYVDHVDYVVNLIGIDHVSFGADNTLDGNKDDKGTADQAVLYPAVVGAYNSCVGTRSDERHAKGFEGCWQLENVIDEMKRRGYSEEDIAKLTGKNLLRVLRANWN, encoded by the coding sequence ATGAAAGAAGATTTAATCATTGATGGTTGCGCGTTTACCGAGACCGAATTTACGGGTGTCACCGAGGATGTACTGCATTCTAAAATGGACGCGTTTTTTCTGACCATTCCCGGGGAGGGGAATGGGTATGTTGCCAGCACCAGGAGTATTGGTAAGATATACAATATGCTGGACAACCCGAAATATGGCCTCATGATTGCAAAGTCTGTAGCCGATATCTATAAAGCAAAGGAAGATGGGAAAAAGGCTCTTATTTTAGCGTTCCAGAATCCTAACTCAATCGAGAATTCACTGGAGCAGCTCCGCGTTTTTTATGAATTGGGAGTGCGGGTGATCCAGATGACTTATAATGATGCTAACTTCATAGGCACGGGCTGCTGCGAGTCTCAGGACGGCGGACTGACTGACTTTGGCAAACGGGTCCTTAAGATGATGAACCGTCTGGGCATGCTGGCCGACCTGTCTCATGTGGGCAAAAAGACCACCATGGATATTATCCGGCTAAGTGAAAAGCCTGTTGCCGTTACCCATGCCGGTGTTTATAACATCACACCCAGCGTACGAACCAAAACCGATGAGGAAATGCTTGCTATCAAGGAAAACGGCGGTGTCATGGGAATTTCCCCCTGGGCTCCCCTGATTTGGAAAAAAGAGAAGGGCTGCCGTCCGGATGTGAAGGATTATGTAGACCATGTGGATTATGTGGTCAATCTTATTGGTATTGACCATGTGTCGTTCGGCGCTGACAATACCCTGGATGGTAATAAGGATGACAAGGGAACCGCAGACCAGGCTGTGCTTTATCCGGCAGTGGTAGGGGCGTATAACAGCTGCGTGGGCACCCGGTCGGATGAACGCCATGCCAAAGGATTTGAAGGCTGCTGGCAGTTGGAAAACGTGATAGATGAAATGAAACGGCGTGGTTACTCAGAGGAAGATATTGCAAAACTGACCGGCAAAAATCTGCTGCGCGTACTGAGGGCGAATTGGAACTGA
- a CDS encoding helix-turn-helix domain-containing protein — protein MDIIKNDENTNIGMNIRRIRKEKGIGQTELIQKIDLEEWDFEVNLTREALVKIERGIQHIKVSQLKAIKVILETTYDELLK, from the coding sequence ATGGATATAATTAAAAACGATGAGAATACGAATATAGGAATGAATATCCGCAGAATCCGAAAGGAAAAAGGGATTGGACAGACAGAGCTGATTCAGAAGATTGACCTGGAAGAGTGGGACTTTGAGGTAAATCTTACCAGGGAGGCCCTGGTGAAAATAGAGCGGGGCATCCAGCATATCAAAGTATCCCAGCTAAAGGCCATCAAGGTCATACTGGAGACGACCTATGATGAGCTGTTAAAGTAG
- a CDS encoding helix-turn-helix domain-containing protein: MDVIKNDKGTNVGANIRRIRLESDIGQTDLVRILQLMGADITREALVKIEKGTQHIKVSQLKAIKAALGTSYEDLLE, encoded by the coding sequence ATGGATGTGATAAAAAATGATAAAGGAACCAATGTTGGCGCCAACATACGCAGAATCAGGCTGGAATCTGACATCGGCCAGACGGATCTGGTCCGTATCCTGCAGCTGATGGGGGCAGACATTACAAGAGAGGCATTGGTGAAAATTGAAAAAGGGACGCAGCATATAAAGGTTTCTCAGCTGAAAGCCATTAAAGCAGCTTTGGGAACCTCTTATGAGGATTTGCTGGAATAA
- the proC gene encoding pyrroline-5-carboxylate reductase: MSQAIQKRIAYIGAGQMCEAIFSGLISSGAILPEHILLYDVNESRLTDLQTRYRTNILTPSAHSYEDLVSWADIVFLSVRPQDARETLSKAGMLFRPEQTVISIMGGVKLSFLEEYIKNAAVVRVMPNTPMLVMEGAAGIALGARCTSQTEELVTSIFNVIGSSYVLPESLIDPLTGISGCGPAFAYLFIESLADGGVEMGLSRDVALNLAAQCLIGAGKMVLKTNTHPGILKDRVCSPGGGTIAGVHTLEEGKFRGVVMDAVVESIRRMQNVGDKA, encoded by the coding sequence ATGAGCCAAGCTATCCAAAAACGTATCGCATATATTGGCGCAGGCCAGATGTGCGAAGCAATTTTTAGTGGTCTTATCAGTTCCGGAGCCATTTTACCGGAGCATATCCTGTTGTATGATGTAAATGAATCACGGCTTACAGACCTGCAAACCCGTTACCGCACAAACATCCTCACGCCTTCCGCCCATTCCTATGAAGATTTGGTATCATGGGCAGATATTGTGTTTTTGTCGGTACGCCCCCAGGATGCCAGAGAAACACTCTCTAAAGCAGGCATGCTCTTCCGGCCGGAGCAGACTGTAATTTCAATCATGGGCGGGGTAAAACTCTCCTTTTTAGAAGAGTATATCAAAAACGCGGCAGTGGTACGGGTGATGCCCAATACACCTATGCTGGTAATGGAAGGTGCCGCGGGTATTGCCCTGGGCGCCCGCTGTACTTCCCAAACAGAGGAGTTGGTAACCTCAATTTTTAATGTAATCGGAAGCAGCTATGTATTGCCTGAATCACTAATCGATCCATTGACCGGAATCAGCGGGTGCGGTCCTGCATTTGCATATCTCTTTATTGAATCCCTGGCTGACGGCGGTGTGGAGATGGGACTCAGCCGTGACGTAGCACTGAACCTGGCAGCCCAGTGTCTCATTGGAGCCGGTAAAATGGTACTAAAGACAAATACACATCCCGGTATTCTCAAAGACCGGGTATGTTCCCCCGGAGGCGGCACAATAGCCGGCGTACATACCCTGGAAGAAGGAAAATTCCGCGGCGTTGTGATGGATGCAGTGGTAGAAAGCATCCGGCGGATGCAGAATGTGGGGGATAAAGCTTAA